Proteins encoded together in one Salvelinus fontinalis isolate EN_2023a chromosome 6, ASM2944872v1, whole genome shotgun sequence window:
- the LOC129857567 gene encoding tubulin beta-4B chain-like: MVHCLCVSKYLPVKMREIVHIQAGQCGNQIGAKFWEVISDEHGIDPTGTYHGDGDLQLDRISVYYNEATGGKYVPRAVLVDLEPGTMDSVRSGPFGQIFRPDNFVFGQSGAGNNWAKGHYTEGAELVDSVLDVVRKEAENCDCLQGFQLTHSLGGGTGSGMGTLLISKIREEYPDRIMNTFSVVPSPKVSDTVVEPYNATLSVHQLVENTDETFCIDNEALYDICFRTLKLTTPTYGDLNHLVSATMSGVTTCLRFPGQLNADLRKLAVNMVPFPRLHFFMPGFAPLTSRGSQQYRALTVPELTQQVFDAKNMMAACDPRHGRYLTVAAVFRGQMSMKEVDEQMLNIQNKNSSYFVEWIPNNVKTAVCDIPPRGLKMSVTFIGNSTAIQELFKRISEQFTAMFRRKAFLHWYTGEGMDEMEFTEAESNMNDLVSEYQQYQDATAEEEGEFEEEAEDDDA, from the exons TTCTGGGAGGTGATCAGCGATGAGCACGGGATCGACCCCACAGGCACCTACCATGGAGATGGCGACCTGCAGTTGGACAGAATCAGTGTGTACTACAACGAGGCAACAG GTGGTAAATATGTACCCAGGGCCGTCCTCGTGGACCTTGAGCCTGGCACCATGGACTCTGTGAGGTCTGGACCCTTTGGACAGATCTTCAGGCCAGACAACTTTGTGTTTG GCCAGAGCGGTGCTGGTAACAACTGGGCAAAGGGCCACTACACAGAGGGAGCAGAGCTGGTGGACTCTGTCCTGGATGTAGTGAGGAAGGAGGCAGAAAActgtgactgcctgcagggattCCAGCTCACCCACTCCCTGGGTGGAGGCACGGGGTCGGGTATGGGCACCCTGCTCATCAGCAAGATCAGAGAGGAGTACCCTGACCGCATCATGAACACCTTCAGCGTGGTGCCCTCACCAAAG GTATCAGACACAGTGGTGGAGCCATACAACGCCACCCTCTCAGTTCACCAGCTTGTGGAGAACACAGACGAGACGTTCTGCATTGACAACGAGGCCCTTTATGACATCTGCTTCCGCACGCTCAAACTGACTACGCCAACCTACGGTGACCTCAACCACCTGGTGTCAGCTACCATGAGCGGCGTCACCACCTGCCTGCGCTTCCCTGGCCAGCTCAACGCTGACCTCCGCAAATTGGCCGTCAACATGGTGCCCTTCCCCCGTCTGCACTTCTTCATGCCCGGCTTCGCCCCCCTCACCAGCAGGGGCAGCCAGCAGTACCGTGCCCTCACCGTGCCAGAGCTTACCCAACAGGTGTTTGACGCAAAAAACATGATGGCCGCCTGCGACCCTCGTCACGGCCGCTACCTTACTGTGGCCGCAGTGTTCCGGGGCCAAATGTCCATGAAGGAGGTGGACGAGCAGATGCTTAATATCCAGAACAAGAACAGCAGCTACTTCGTGGAATGGATCCCCAACAACGTGAAGACCGCTGTCTGCGACATCCCACCCCGCGGCCTCAAGATGTCTGTCACCTTCATCGGCAACAGCACAGCCATCCAGGAGTTGTTCAAGCGTATCTCTGAGCAGTTCACCGCCATGTTCCGCCGCAAGGCCTTCTTGCACTGGTATACTGGAGAGGGCATGGACGAGATGGAGTTCACTGAGGCAGAGAGCAACATGAACGACCTGGTGTCTGAGTACCAGCAGTACCAGGACGCCACCGCTGAGGAAGAGGGAGAGTTCGAGGAGGAGGCTGAAGACGATGACGCTTAA